The segment gactcgtcggagaacaccacaccatgccaacgtcgtaacaaccacacacgatgctgttcagcccattgtcggcgttcacggcgatgcctgtcagtcaggatgggtccaacgtaagggcgtcgacaacgtaaccctgccacacggagacggcgtcggacggtggaagcgctgatcaaaccacgtcgaccctggacagcgttggcggttctggcagcgggcaaggttcgatcccgaatatggcgccgtacaatgtctcgatcttgacgaggggtggtaacacgtgcctgacctgggcgttgccggtccctgctggttcctgtttgttggtatctgttagcaagcctcagaatggtcgaatgatgacacccaaatcgtcgtgcaatgtttctgcttgaagcgccgacctgcaacatacccaaggcctgttctcgttcctctggtgacaatcttggcatggcgaaaaaactttacttacgaaagtactgcgaaaatgagaacggttttgtgccgaaggtcatttatacccctgaacagcatgctttctgcatgcaatttgtgcccttcgtgtgtgatgtgcatgaattttgttgttttcatgtgatgtgttcgatgatgtgttcgaacgatccgttttttactgtagagcgttatttacgatctagtgtgttattatcaaaattcccaccattaattttccatttccaaaagattctattgccttatttcaaaatttacaggtggtgcgttttcaatgatgttcagtatatatatgtgcatgtaagggtTTATCAGGTGagttacaaaaaaacaaacatcgatcaagggattaaccgataacacactgattgattaagtACTTTTGTCTTCTACAACGGATATGTCAAAGGGCAGTGTGTATAGATGTACTAATCCATACtaactacaccctgtcgtaaagtgcgagtgtgaaaacaacatcctcccttcaaagaattaactaccattgcgttgattgattgctcattattggtgaactaaattacttagaatgacggacatcatacagttagttgccaggtgtgctatctcgGGTGTCCTATGCGAAGTTTACCAGGTTGTCACCAGTGTGAGGGACATGAAACGACGTGTGTGCGAcgtgtcactttttcgcaaattagacagttgtaagacacacgacatggagcaggattatttaccagccaCAGATggatggaatatcgttcttttacgtggatattgatggatacattcctgaacaaggtagtagcctgacattgttgctataacattagtctgctttaaattcattatttgcattttgttgtaatttatttgttgtagcattgggcagaatctatatgacaaaAAACACTCCcgagatcgcgtatgtgtgtgaaataggatccctATTGGCAGTCcataaaatgtttaaatgttacagacatataaaatatttactaaaagtgtaagcagaccgtgtgttcttttattaattttcaaaatcatacaaatacgACAATACACTAATTAGGGTtatacattggcttcgttatttttccgtcctaatagtttcttaccatttctaccactggcagatgattaaccttcaaagtgtttcatttgttttcataatacatttgtaatgaagtaaaaatggcttcaccttagttgatttgtctataattaaactctcaattgcgcatacgggctgcgcagcagaggtcacgaaccagtcacgaattgtGGGATAATATCCGGGTACTcgcgggagaaaaacaataacaaaagtttaaatcagtccacggaaattgctccgcatcagtgcccctttaatgctGTTAGTACAAGCCGTTTGTATAGACGTACATTTTCATTTCCCCAAATCACGTTCAGTAAATGCCATCCTTTAAATgggtaggggcggtggggtggcctacttgttaaagcgttcgctcgtcacgtcgtaAACCTGATTTCTatttcccacatgagtacatgTAGAAAGCcgacttctggtgtccccgccatgatattgctggaatattgctaacagcgagTAATAAAATTTACTCACTTTAAATGAGCCTGATGTAAATGCAGCATAGTGACTGACCATGACCTCTAGAGGTCGATGTCTGTCAAGAGGTACGTCATGCAGTCACGCACATGGCCATGGTGGCTGGTAGCCAAAGGTCAGTTGGACACTTTCGTTAGATACCAGCACCTGATAGACAAGAGGTCAGTTGGACACTTTCGTTAGATACCAGCACCTAATAGACAAGATCCGATTATGCAAAAAAATTCGGAAAAGCTTATTACAGTTTGACGCCGacattttaaatttttttctcaaaagtaTGAACTTTGTACCTCTGTGTCTTAACTATGATACTAAAACAGCGACTGAATACCATTATTGCATTTCATGTCAAATGTTGCTCCCACACCGCAGAGCGGCATACCTTTAGCAACATGCCATAAACATCACTCCGAAGgctagggttcgattccccacatgagtacaatgtgtggtgcccatttctggcgtcccccgccgtgatattgcagtaatattgctaaaagcttcgtaaaaccatactcactcactcactcacacatttctATGCATGGATATGCGCTGAGTGAAATATTGGCGATGCATGATAACGGTCGTCGAGGTATTGCATGCAGGGTGACGGCTCTTGAGTTAAGTGTTAGCTTTGCTGTGATACATTCCTCTATCATATCGGTCTTATTGccgaaggggcggtggggtagcctattggttaaaccGTCCGCACGTtgcgccgaagactcgggttcgattccaacaATTTATGAAACCTATTACTGGTGTCATCCGCCGTgaaattgctagaatattgctaaaagcggcattacAGTCACTCAGAAACTGCCAACAATTGTCACAACACTATAAGTATATATACGGGTGGTTTCGTCGTCTAAATCCTAAATTTTATTGTGCAGAAATGCGGATAGAAAACTAAGGTCATGGGTTCTTGATAGTGTTTTCTACGTTTGTCATTTCGTGGGTTTAAACCAGAGtaatggatgcaatgtgtgaagcccatatctggcgGTCCTTGATAGTGATGAACtgttgctaaaggcggtgtaaaactaaactcactcactcactcactcaccatccacctactcactcactcactcactcactcactgaacatgtaacatgtatttCACCCACAAATGAGTAGTAACACATAGATATATTTATACaaacatatgcatgtatttccaaaacatccAAGCGCTGTTTAAACATATTACAAGTCATCACAGATCAATAAATAACCTTAGCCATCACTGGCAGCAGGGGAATCGTCAGTGACGTCATAGCGATATATGTTGCAGAAGCTCCTGTAATAAGAAAAATATCAGATGCAATTTCAAAAGGACAGTTTGATTATGTTCCCCTGATTCTACCATTCTATGGTGTTTGAATATTGCCAGACgcggtgcaaaactaaactatCTCACTCACCCACGTTGATCTTATATCAATAAATGTAGTTATTGGTATCCTTTATTATTACTTATTTGAACGCTATATTTGTGTCATTTAACGTTTACATACCAAATGCTTGTTATAGAATTGCCTTTATTACCTgttttaatttctttatttttcagaCCGAAAATTCGGGAATCAGTTAAAAACGGTAAAACTGACACTGACTGATTCTTATGCTGACGCTGAAATGAAAAACACTTACCGCTTGCCAATTCCTGTCTTTGAATGTTCTCCTCCAGTGATTCCATCATCTGAGACACCCTTTGGAAATTTTCACCACTTCCAAAATCGTGGTGCTTGTCCTTCAAATCAAGGAATTTCTTCAGCAGTGCCTTCAGGACCGCCAACTTCAGCTTCCCCAGAGCTTTCAGGATGTCCTTGAAGTCATCTTCGTCCAAGTCGAAAATAGAGGAGAGGTATTTGCTGAACCTGTTGGTCAGTCCGTCCACGATCTCATCCACTGACCGCCTTGGACGTGACAGTTTGCTGTCCAGGGTGTCCTGGGTGTTACACATGGTGGAGTGTGCACACACCGATACAACCAGACACAGAAGGGTGACAGACGACTGCATGATTCTGAGTAACAGACAGAAGTATTAAGAGATAAGTATTGATGGAATAATAATTGCATTGGCATTCTAGTCCCCAGtcaacaaatcatgaaacccgtgaagatcttcagcagcccatgtttgTCGAAACAGGCGATtatcgggatcgggttgtcaggatCGCTGACGTGCGTGACACAATGTCCCACcccagttgcgtaaatcgatgttcatgctgctgaccACTGAAcactagactcgattatttaataAACCGCCTTAAACTGGATTacagctgagtgtggcgtaaaactaaactcactcacaataaaaatgtatacactgacaacaataacaatatgtGAATACAGACATTCTGAAGAAAGCAGAGACGTGGTCAATACCAATATATCCCTCAAGAAACTATGAATATGAACGAATCAGTCAGGTCAGTGGATACCGGGTGTCGAGAACACACTTCGAAGGTGTACcaacaatatatacatgtagtacTTAATATGTTTGTACAGCCCGCTGTAATGATTAATGAGTTAGCTATATGCATATAGTCCCTTCCGGTGTACGCTTAACAATACAGAGGTCATGGAGTCTGCCATAGCGAGTCAGTGTGTCGTGTCCTTTCAAACACGCAGAATATGTTATAGTACTATTTGAAACATTCAGAACTTCTAACCAGAAACATTAGATTTTGAAATACTTTATCGATAataccagagtgagtgagtattgttttacgcgcTTTTAgccatgttccagcaatatcccggcggggaacaccagaaatgggcttcacactttgtactcatgtggggaatcgaaccagggtattcggcgtgacgagcccaAACGTtcactactaggctaccccaccgccctttaCACCATGCAGAGAACATATATTACTGTGCTGGatatggttttgttttatttgcacAATTTATTTGCACAATTGTTTTATAGTACAGGTGTTGGAAATAGTTCATGTATCGGTGTGTTATCCGTGCCGCATACCTACGGGGTATATGCGAATTTAGAAGGTGACGGTAATGCAGGACATGTTCACTTCGTCTTAAAAATGCAATGGAATGATTATAATATGCTTATCGAAGAACATTGCCCCTGAGCTGGAGAATTTCCGTGTTTATAAGCTAAATAGCTAGTATAAATAGCTATGATTCGCCGTATTTGCATTATTTAACTGCATGGTGTACTTTGAATATAGAACAGTTGCAAATCGGGAAATGTCTGCATTTACCACTGCCACTAATATTAGGAAACATcgacttttttcattttgttgtttcaaaataatttatgtATGCTTGTCTTCATTAAATGCACCCAACTATCACTAAAACGCTTCAAATGTTTTTTCCCTAAGATGAGAATTTGAGCTATAATGCTGGTTTGGACAATATTTTAGTACTGACATGCGTTTGCTTTTATAGGCTTGAATGCAAAACCAGGAACAGTTCTTCCAGGGTTTACAGAGCAAGGGTCATGACAACAATGGGTCAAACACAACCCACAATGACTGGATCTAGGGGTgcctaagggacgcaactcgaGTGTCTTAGACAATTTAACAAGGCACATCATGCTCTTACCTTCCTCTGAGACACAGATCAGTGGATGATCAGCGTGTGTTGAGCTGCTGTGCTGACTACTGGATCTGTGCCATTATATAGTGTTAGCTGGGAAACATTTCATTCTGTGACATGTCAGCGGATGATTCATGAGGTGGTGTCACACTGTCATGACAGAGCCTCATTGCTCGTCGCCAGGGGGTCGTGGGATTTGGGAGGACAATGGAAAGCGTGATGTTAGAGGGTGACTCAGCTTCCCTCAAACTCCATGCTATACTTCCCACGTGTTTTCCCCAGGTTTGATCTTTGCTACGGACGCAGTaccagacaacaacaacaagagtTATCCGCCGTGATGTCATGACGTCACCTACCGGAAAAGATGGCGAAAATTAGAAGGGAGTCAGGCCGATTATGACTGTGGATAAACTCAAGTGCAATCAACACATATGGTACAGCCTTATATCTGCCAACATCACCATAAAGATCTACATAGGCGGTTATGGATGATGCTTAATATGCAAACGGGAACTTTGAATTTGAATAGGAAGTGTAAGCGTTTataaacttttcaaagacagacatccCATGAACGCACCATttcagctttttgagaaaggtcATTTCACAAAATTTCAGGACCTCTGCTCTCCCTCACCCCCACCCCAGCCCGGATGTGCCTATGAACACAACGCATGGAACGTGCACATCCACGTTCATGAGGTGTCATTCTTGATTAGACGGTTTTCACTCGGAAGGTTGATGAATCACTCTAGTCCATTATTTTTGACAATCGTCTTGCTTcacacatgcaaatttcacgAAATGCACCAATCCCCTTTCAAAAGCGACAGCTATCAGTACTGTCGGAAACAAACTGGGCTTTTCACATTTATTGGTACAATTTGTGCAGTTAATGTGTGAACGTGTGATATAACCGTAAAATATGTTCGGCCTAAATAAAGTCTCAGAGGATGGGAGAATGGGAACGTACGATATTTCTTTAGTGAAGGGACATTAGTGAAAAAAATGAGCGACTTCATGCAGATGAgctccaaaacaaacaaaacaatacaaactgGAGGGGGcttctcaaaagcaaaaccatgatgtgtgtCGCAGGCGGTCGTTAGGGGTCGGGCAgggggatagagatatcagctgaGATAAGGCAATTTAAGTAAACGGCATGTTATAACAATTTAATCAAAGTTTTCTCTCTTGTTTTCACGTCAAAAGAAAATAGATCTCGTACGGAcgaagggacacaactctggtTGTCCCAGATGTAAAATCCCGAAAGAGCGACGGAAACGGCAAGTGGATGAGTTCAGACAAACACCGCCTTAAAGACAGCGTGCGAAACAGCCATTTACTAGCAGGCCAGTGGCTAGTAGAAATAGActgtgactgtggagatttactgaccCGACTTgcttgtgaattttcatggggttgTTATATCTCAACACTCACTTATTTTTAGATTCAGGTTGATCATGACTCCGTGTTTGCATGCGCTGTACACGTCTTCCCTTTTCTTACCAAAATGGGATTCTGCAGTTTTTCAGACTTTTCCATGATCAAGATGACACGTCTTGACGTAACTGAAATAGTGTTCAAGCAGCGAGCAGTATAGTTTCTGAATTTAGCCATCCAGTTGCGCTCGTTGTGGGTTgcgcctctaacgacaaacaCGTTTACTGAAGAGCAgctctaacctggatcttacCCTCCACTGAATCGCACCTTTAAAAAGAAGAGTGGATGTATTTGGGAAGCGGACATGGTAAATGGCGCTGCATTACGTCTTACAAAACGTCAGTGAGACTGCTGTCATTTGGCTGTTTAGAAAGTCTGCTTGTTGTTTAGAGTCGCTTTTTTGCAATACTACAACCAGTGTAAATTATTTGGACCATACACTCCAGTGAACAACCGATCCATgcagttgggtgagtgagtgaggttttcagcaatgttctaTCAAGAGAACGACCGATATGGGCTTCAAGCCTTCGCACATTGGATTAAACTGGGAAATCGAATGTAGGCAACGGAAGATTCGAATGAAGCATTGACCGGGGCATAAACATTTGTGACCAACTCGTATTCGACAAACCGAATAGCGAATCGTGCCCCTCTTGAAGGATTTCAAGTTGGCGCATGAACATCAGAAGTAATCTTTAAAGAACGATAACTCTATTCTTGTATGATTCCAGTGGTACTTCATATTACCGAAGCTCTCATGCAATGTATTGctaattttgtttatgtttataatcAATCCTCTTTGAAACAACTAAAAGCTTGCGAAATAATCATTTTTTGAAGACAGATTCAAACGTGATTATTTTCAGCCGTTCACCTTATCTTTccataatgtatatttctataataaaaaaaatctaaaataaaaaaaaaaaatttctaAAAATATATCTCAAAGTGAATACTCGTGCAACTGGGCTGTCATACTGCTGAAGGTATTTAAAAAACCAACACtctaaaaataattatcaatgaCCCCTAAAATGCAAGACTAAAATATCGCCCAGAGATGTGAAACATACGCCCAGTGTTAAAGATTAAAATTAGTTATATAAAGATATATTGTTGCTTAAAATGTTAgaagcgcacgtacaatctTCATAAATAGAATACAAGATTGTCTCTAATATTAACATGTCAGAACTTGCTCCTTACTCTGAACAGAACAGAGATATTCTCCATGTCTCGGaatcacttgtttcataacgGTGTCAGTACCTacgccgaaacgtcgcactcgtTGCAATAAAAAGTTGACTATcaatagaacttggttttccttgatctttacaacttctaaaatgcctctcaaagcaGCTGTCTCGGAATAACACGAGATGGTCACGAGTGCATCTTGGGAGGGCAGAACAGCGTCTTACCTCTTGAGCAAGTACCGAGCTCTCTCTTCATGGCCATGCTGTTTTGCAGAGTCCTCATCAGCATCTCAACACGAGTCTGTCAACATTCGTCATGTTCCGGTTAATGTTCATCACGTCGTTAAAGTAGGCAACAACATTCTTGCTAACAGGAATATCAGGGGAGGGGAGGCCGTTGATGAAACTACCAAAATCCGTTTCCTCTAATCCAAGAATGTTGGTGGTAGTTTTGAGGAGACTGCCAGCAGTCTTCTAACCACGGAGTAAGGACGACAAGTCAAATCTCTGTGGTCACGACAGAGGCTTGTCTGTAGATTGTCTGGACTCTGCGGTCATGACCTGCAGGTACCCTGGCAGATAGCAGGTGACCTCTAATCGCGCTGACACTGAAAtcgtatattttttttcatgcagAAGAAGACATACTAAGATAACAATGCATACAGCGGTGGGACCTTTGTGGAATGTCTATTCTAGTATTTTACGAAGTCACATCTTTTCTAATATCTAATTGCCTTTGAGCTGCATTTTAAAGGGACTCACCAGAAAAATATGTAAGGCAATACTCTTATGCGTTGTGTTGCTTAGGTAGCGGCCACAacatttccgagtcccgtgctgggattcggacgacggaccttctgatccgatgtcgatgccttgtccacatgaccaaagaggttaaccccgtcagcaagctgacaaggtaaggatgtcatctttgcgatgactccacgccctgctacacttAAAACAAAGATAATAAGTAAGTAAGGCTCTACTCTATTCCCTTGTGGACCTCATGGCAAAGATAGTGAATAAGTAAGGCTCTACTCTATTCCCTTGTGGACCTCATGGCAAAGATAGTGAATAAGTAAGGCTCTACTCTATTCCCTTGTGGACCTCATGGCAAAGATAGTAAATAAGTAAGGCTCTACTCTATTCCCTTGTGGACCTCATGGCAAAGATAGTGAATAAGTAAGGCTCTACTCTATTCCCTTGTGGACCTCATGGCAAAGATAGTGAATAAGTAAGGCTCTACTCTATTCCCTTGTGGACCTCATGGCAAAGATAGTGAATAAGTAAGGCTCTACTCTATTCCCTTGTGGACCTCATGGCAAAGATAGTAAATAAGTAAGACTCTACTCTATTCCCTTGTGGACCTCATGGCAAAGATAGTGAATAAGTAAGGCTCTACTCTATTCCCTTGTGGATCTCATGGCAAAGATAGTGAATAAGTAAGGCTCTACTCTATTCCCTTGTGGACCTCATGGCAAAGATAGTAAATAAGTAAGGCTCTACTCTATTCCCCTGTGGACCTTATGACAAAGATAGTAAATAAGTAAGTAAGAAATGAACTGGATCGAATGGTCGTAGATGACATGGTTACAGGTAGTCATACTCGGACCACGTGGATAGTAactgagtgcgtgagtttagttttgcgccgcactcagttATAATCCAGCAATATACCGACAGTGTGTAAATAACTGACCAGACACACccgtgatcaatagcatgagcatcgatctgcgcaatttggaaccgatgacatctgtcaaccaagtccgcgagcctgaccacccgatcgcgttagtcacctctcacgacaagcttcgtcgcctttcatggcaagcatgggttgacgACGGCCTGTTCTATTCCGGACACCACGTGGATAGCTGCTCACAATATCAAAAAATACGGCCGTTGATAATTTTAAATAGTTTCGTTCCAAAATTGGCAACTGGCCAGGCTTTTgtaaactgaaaaagaaaacttATGCATAAACGTCCTCAGATGTGCTAGATATTCTAATATTCTGTGCTGCAAAAAGAATGTGCTTTGCTGAACTTCCTTCTCTCAGAAAAATCCGTACTGTACTGTCTATTTATAGAAATAACCTTTAGATCAGTTCTTACGTCGTGCTTATCACATGCACATGGATCGATCGGAATGTACTTTGGTGACATTGTGGAATAACATTACACCACTGCTGGTCTAAGTGTTGTGTGAATAACGGGGAAAAACCAAGTGAGTCTGAATGACAATAGACGATTTCCGCCCCTCCTGAGCCAACAAACCCTATTAGTCAAAGCGACAACCCAAAATAAAAACGTTCTCTAGTCATTGCGACTGACAGATGTGGAAACAAACAGGAAAGGTGACCCTTGTGAACATAACACCATCTATCAAGGAAGTATTTCGTTTTAAAACGGCGTGATAGTGT is part of the Haliotis asinina isolate JCU_RB_2024 chromosome 6, JCU_Hal_asi_v2, whole genome shotgun sequence genome and harbors:
- the LOC137286973 gene encoding uncharacterized protein — protein: MQSSVTLLCLVVSVCAHSTMCNTQDTLDSKLSRPRRSVDEIVDGLTNRFSKYLSSIFDLDEDDFKDILKALGKLKLAVLKALLKKFLDLKDKHHDFGSGENFQRVSQMMESLEENIQRQELASGASATYIAMTSLTIPLLPVMAKVIY